taaaattcgaaaaattaaactacgttaaacttacaaattacaattttctcaagaaagccaaaagaaaaaatgttttattttgacacattctaccagtatacgaagtttaaaagtgtttagctaaccagaaattgtgttgaaaactgccgttcaaaaggaaaagatccgttttgctttagtacatgtgtgtgtaacacagttattacatgtgtatatattcttctaagctgaagtgaagacatgttctttgtctaatTCCTTgccttcttggaggttttaggtaaaattatactaatgtgtccatctgttttaaaataattaaattctatgtctttgtgcagctgaggattgctctgcatttaaattgatgtaatgattgcattgttcaatttaatggtgttgcttgaaacgatcgtactgcattacctctggatatcctgttgcttattttgattttaatcaccttattttgaaactgtatggataatactgtactaaattatggtacctcaacttaagtaccatattcagctgaatctaaatttttgctttacacacacacacacacatacatacatacacacacacacacacacacacatatatatagagtggttgtatactgtcaacttaacgtgacagtcctgtaagggaattacaccaccactgtttagctctaggaagcatcgacgcttcctgtcggccatgacacatttcctgtgtccttatatattttgtcttcccttcgtaaatgtatataaggacacagaaaatgtgtcgaggctgacaggaagcgtcgatgcttcctagagctaaacagcggtggtgtaaccccctactgtcatgtTCActttagattgacagtatacaaccattctatcaccccaccaccgtacatatctctatgagatatttagaaattcaatatatatatatatatatacatacatcagttaTCACCATGattgattgctagccactaaaccttttttttattctctctatttcctcgtgttcctttctgttgaagagcctaggctcgaaatgtaaaagactttctcaccttcccaagcgttaaactaatacacctgtttgttgtttacacacctgtcttcatgttctgttttttgtaaattccaactatatatatataaatacacacatatatacatatacacacatatacataaatacatatggctTGACAGGTCCATATTAACTTCACctgtgttattatttatataatcattacaTCTGATCCTACATCTAATTAATTCTTATGTTAATAAGTAATTAAAGTCACTGTTTTATAAGCAAAACCTGCTTGTCTAAACCGTGAATTCTGTTCTAAAACTCatttaatttttgtgtttttcttctgcAGTCCTCCAAGTAAACACTGACCGAGAAAGATGATCCTCCGTCCATCCTACCAACTACTCTCTGCTCTACGTCATATACCCACCTACCCAAAATTCTTATCCAGAGCGCTAGTTTCGGTAACAGTGAATCCAGAAAAGGGTTTGGTCGATGAGCAATTGTCTGTGAGTGTTTCTGGTTTGAAACCTGAAGAAAATGTCACAGTCAGTGCCACAATCGAACAGAGCTCAAAGAAAAGAGAAACCGTTTTCAGGTCTTTCGGACATTTCAAAGCTTCAGTTGACGGATGTGTTAATCTGGTCACTGACCCATGTTTAGCGGGAACTTACAGTGGAATTGATCCCATGGGATTATTTTGGAGTATGACTCAAGTAGTTGGAAAACATGGTAGAATTATGACTCATGATGCCACCAAATCTTTGGATTACACTGTGATGGTCCACCCTGGTCATATCTCACAGAATTCTGAGTTTACCTCTGATATAAAACCATTAGCAACCAAGTTGGTTCCACGATCGTTTATGAGATCTGGTGTCCGCAAAATCACAGTTTACCACGGAAGACTTCGGGGTAGTTTATTCATACCAAGTGACGAAACGACCAACAGACGACGACGGCAATACCCTGCTGTGATAGATCTATCTGGAAGCACCGGTTCTTTGATAGAATCCAGAGGGGCTCTGTTAGCATCCCATGGATTTATTACTTTAAGTTTGGCCTATTTTGCTTATGAAGACTTACCATCGGCCATCACCGATGTTGACTTTGAATATTTCGAAGAGGCTATTGAGTGGCTTATCAACCACGAGCAGGTTTCCAGCGAGAAAGGTATAGGTGTGTTAGGGACATCTCTAGGAGGAATAATAGCTCTCTACATAGCAAAAGAGTGCCCGCAAGTTAGCGCTGTTATAAGTATAAATGCTTCGCCAGCCTTCTTTGTTTTTAGTATCCGCCATAACGGTAAACAGATTCCAAGCTCTCCTCTGGAATGTGGCAGTTTTGAATTGAAAGATGATGGGAGTTTATTGGCATTGTGGAAAGTAGATGAATCCAAACTCTTTTATTTCGATGAGACTTGTCGTAGCAAAGTATTGTTTCTGATTAGCGGTGATGACCAAGTGGTTTATACAAGTGACTATTACCTCTGGTTTGACAAGTTAACGccagccaagagaaaagatgttgaaTTCGTTATGTATGAGGATGCTGGTCACCTTTTGG
This Octopus sinensis unplaced genomic scaffold, ASM634580v1 Contig20326, whole genome shotgun sequence DNA region includes the following protein-coding sequences:
- the LOC115232312 gene encoding acyl-coenzyme A amino acid N-acyltransferase 1-like encodes the protein MINSKECEFISITVNNKLNSKELMSMVFSAFPVLTCIIEFLFASALTEKDDPPSILPTTLCSTSHTHLPNILIQSASFGNTLVSVTVNPEKGLVDEQLSVSVSGLKPEENVTVSATIEQSSKKRETVFRSFGHFKASVDGCVNLVTDPCLAGTYSGIDPMGLFWSMTQVVGKHGRIMTHDATKSLDYTVMVHPGHISQNSEFTSDIKPLATKLVPRSFMRSGVRKITVYHGRLRGSLFIPSDETTNRRRRQYPAVIDLSGSTGSLIESRGALLASHGFITLSLAYFAYEDLPSAITDVDFEYFEEAIEWLINHEQVSSEKGIGVLGTSLGGIIALYIAKECPQVSAVISINASPAFFVFSIRHNGKQIPSSPLECGSFELKDDGSLLALWKVDESKLFYFDETCRSKVLFLISGDDQVVYTSDYYLWFDKLTPAKRKDVEFVMYEDAGHLLEPPYTPLFNTCYAALYGRPTVFGGYPRPHAEAQEKSWLKIREFFAENL